A section of the Bradyrhizobium oligotrophicum S58 genome encodes:
- a CDS encoding efflux RND transporter permease subunit: MLEVRHDNEVHVEKVEHRPADSIAFGIERLGLLAVKVPILSCVVLVLLIVAAVFGIKRIQIDDSLSQLFRSDSKEFHQYEEVTKKFPAEEFDVLVVVEGKTLLARQNLEKLRDFVTDLQLVEGTRGLVSLFSARQAPAPGKLPAALFPSDLPEGEAYDKFIETVKSNEIIRGKLLSEDGTLALVVLSLEPKVVASNDLGKVIGEIRKLMTDDLADTGLNVQLSGVPVMQLEIRNAVERDGLTYNVLGILAGCIIAIIFFRKVSFMIAAAFPPLIAILLALGALGWANFNLNMFLNVMTPLIMVISFSDSMQLTFAARDRLIAGQDKVTAFKNAVLVVGPACVLTHATAGISFIALQFSDSDLIRKFGEAGLAATVIALIAVLSLVPVFGVLLVRNEKTFAVKFQGADAGVQALRNFCYWIAVRMVGRPGLFSLIAVVFVGSLAVVYSTLEPRYRLADQVPDKQQAVAASNRLDAKLTGANPVNVLIQFPKGASLYAPETLQTIADVHATVEKTAGVGNVWSVETLRRWLAEKAGSSDTATLQEYVSLIPEHLVRRFIDKEQDAVVVAGRVPDLDSSQLLPVVDKLDRELDAVRKKHPGYEVAVTGLAAIAARNSAGMIEKLNHGLTIEFALVAMFIGLAFRSWVVMLACILPGIFPVVMSGTVLWAMGEGLQFASVVALTVSFGLGLSATIHFLNRLRMESAPGVSAAIAVERATVLVGPALILTTVVLACGLVVTVFSDLPSLRLFGWLSAFSMVAALFADLFILRPTAMFLINLSQKLKRKPV, translated from the coding sequence ATGCTGGAAGTCAGGCACGACAACGAAGTCCATGTCGAGAAGGTCGAGCACCGGCCGGCCGACAGCATCGCCTTCGGTATCGAACGCCTCGGCCTGCTCGCCGTCAAGGTGCCGATCCTCTCCTGCGTCGTCCTGGTCCTCCTGATCGTTGCCGCCGTCTTCGGCATCAAGCGCATCCAGATCGATGACTCGCTCAGCCAGCTGTTCCGCTCCGACAGCAAGGAATTCCATCAGTACGAGGAGGTCACGAAGAAGTTTCCGGCCGAGGAATTCGACGTGCTCGTCGTGGTCGAGGGCAAGACGCTGCTCGCCCGGCAGAACCTCGAGAAGCTCCGCGACTTCGTCACCGACCTGCAGCTGGTCGAGGGCACGCGCGGCCTGGTGTCGCTGTTCTCGGCCCGCCAGGCGCCGGCGCCCGGCAAGCTGCCGGCGGCGCTGTTTCCGTCGGATCTGCCCGAGGGCGAGGCCTACGACAAGTTCATCGAGACGGTGAAGTCCAACGAGATCATTCGCGGCAAGCTGCTGTCCGAGGATGGCACGTTGGCGCTGGTCGTGCTCTCGCTCGAGCCCAAGGTGGTCGCGTCGAACGACCTCGGCAAGGTGATCGGCGAGATCAGAAAGCTGATGACCGACGACCTCGCCGACACCGGCCTCAACGTCCAATTGTCCGGCGTGCCCGTCATGCAGCTCGAAATCCGCAATGCGGTGGAGCGTGACGGACTGACCTACAACGTGCTCGGCATTCTCGCCGGCTGCATCATCGCCATCATCTTCTTCCGCAAGGTCTCCTTCATGATCGCGGCGGCGTTTCCGCCGCTGATCGCGATCCTGCTTGCGCTCGGCGCGCTCGGCTGGGCCAATTTCAATCTCAACATGTTCCTGAACGTGATGACGCCGCTCATCATGGTCATCAGCTTCTCGGACTCGATGCAGCTCACCTTCGCCGCGCGTGACCGGCTGATTGCGGGGCAGGACAAGGTGACGGCGTTCAAGAACGCCGTGCTGGTCGTGGGCCCTGCCTGCGTGCTGACCCACGCCACCGCCGGCATTTCCTTCATCGCCCTGCAGTTCTCCGACAGCGACCTGATCCGCAAGTTCGGCGAGGCGGGGCTCGCCGCCACCGTCATCGCGCTGATCGCGGTGCTGTCGCTGGTGCCGGTGTTCGGCGTGCTGCTGGTGCGCAATGAGAAGACGTTCGCGGTCAAGTTCCAGGGGGCCGATGCCGGCGTCCAGGCGCTGCGTAATTTCTGCTACTGGATTGCGGTGCGCATGGTCGGCCGCCCCGGCCTGTTCAGCCTGATCGCGGTGGTGTTCGTCGGCTCGCTCGCGGTGGTGTATTCGACCCTGGAGCCGCGCTATCGCCTTGCCGACCAGGTGCCGGACAAGCAACAGGCGGTTGCGGCGAGCAACCGGCTCGATGCCAAGTTGACCGGCGCCAACCCGGTCAACGTGCTCATCCAGTTTCCGAAGGGCGCCTCGCTCTATGCGCCGGAGACGCTGCAGACGATCGCCGACGTCCACGCCACGGTCGAAAAGACCGCGGGTGTCGGCAATGTCTGGTCGGTCGAGACGCTCCGGCGCTGGCTCGCCGAGAAGGCGGGCTCATCCGATACCGCGACCCTGCAGGAATATGTCAGCCTGATCCCCGAGCACCTCGTGCGCCGCTTCATCGACAAGGAGCAGGATGCGGTGGTGGTCGCCGGCCGTGTGCCCGACCTCGATTCCAGCCAGCTGCTGCCGGTGGTCGACAAGCTCGATCGCGAGCTCGATGCGGTGAGAAAGAAGCATCCCGGCTATGAAGTCGCCGTCACCGGTCTGGCCGCCATCGCTGCGCGCAACTCCGCCGGCATGATCGAAAAGCTCAACCACGGGCTGACCATCGAGTTCGCGCTGGTGGCGATGTTCATTGGCTTGGCGTTCCGCTCCTGGGTGGTCATGCTCGCCTGCATCCTGCCCGGCATCTTCCCCGTCGTGATGTCCGGCACCGTGCTGTGGGCTATGGGGGAGGGGCTGCAATTCGCCAGCGTGGTCGCGCTCACGGTCTCCTTCGGCCTCGGCCTGTCCGCTACCATCCACTTCCTCAACCGGCTGCGGATGGAGAGCGCCCCCGGCGTCAGTGCGGCGATCGCCGTGGAGCGGGCCACGGTGCTGGTCGGACCTGCGCTGATCCTGACCACGGTGGTGCTGGCCTGCGGCCTCGTCGTCACCGTGTTCTCGGACCTGCCGTCGCTGCGGCTGTTCGGCTGGCTCAGCGCCTTCTCGATGGTGGCGGCGCTGTTCGCCGATCTCTTCATCCTCCGCCCGACCGCGATGTTCCTGATCAACCTGTCGCAGAAGCTGAAGCGCAAGCCGGTGTGA
- a CDS encoding B12-binding domain-containing radical SAM protein: MRFEGIETVRRILCVFPRYTSSFGTFEYAYPLTDGIQAFMPPQGLLLIAAYLPRSWQVRFIDENIHPASADDFAWAEVVFVSGMHIQRQQMNDICQRAHAFDLPVALGGPSVSACPDYYPSFDYLHVGELGDATDDLIARLARDPSRPAQQVVLQTKERVAMTDFPVPAYELAEVRKYFLGSIQYSSGCPYQCEFCDIPGLYGRNPRIKTPQQIIAELDKLRECGVTGSVYFVDDNFIGNRKAAMDLLPHLIEWQKRTGYVMRLACEATLNIAKRPEILEKMREAYFITIFCGIETPDPDALTAMQKDHNMMVPILEGIRTINSYGMEVVSGIIMGLDTDTPQTADALLQFVDESRIPLLTINLLQALPKTPLWDRLEREGRLIHDDSRDSNVNFLMPYDEVVSAWRRCMAVAYEPERLYERYQHQCDHTYSKRIKVPVSDEMKSWPNIRRGLVMMGKIIWKVGVLGDYKRPFWRFAWGQLRRGEIENFIAVTMIAHHLIMFARAASRGHQNASNYSIRLREAAVPAG; this comes from the coding sequence ATGAGGTTCGAGGGCATCGAGACGGTACGTCGCATTCTCTGCGTGTTTCCGCGCTACACCTCGTCGTTCGGAACCTTCGAATACGCCTATCCGCTGACCGACGGCATTCAGGCCTTCATGCCGCCGCAGGGACTGCTGCTGATCGCGGCCTATCTGCCGCGCTCCTGGCAGGTGCGGTTCATCGACGAGAACATTCATCCTGCGTCAGCCGACGATTTTGCCTGGGCCGAGGTCGTGTTCGTCAGCGGCATGCACATCCAGCGCCAGCAGATGAACGACATCTGCCAGCGGGCGCATGCGTTCGACCTGCCGGTCGCGCTCGGCGGCCCGTCGGTCAGCGCCTGTCCCGATTATTATCCAAGCTTCGACTATCTCCACGTCGGCGAGCTCGGCGATGCGACGGATGACCTGATCGCGCGACTGGCGCGCGACCCGTCACGGCCCGCGCAGCAGGTGGTGCTCCAGACCAAGGAGCGCGTGGCAATGACCGATTTCCCGGTCCCGGCCTATGAGCTCGCGGAGGTGAGGAAATATTTCCTCGGTAGTATCCAGTATTCCAGCGGCTGTCCCTATCAGTGCGAATTCTGCGACATCCCCGGCCTGTATGGTCGCAATCCCCGGATCAAGACGCCGCAGCAGATCATCGCCGAGCTCGACAAGCTCAGGGAATGCGGCGTCACCGGCTCGGTGTATTTCGTCGACGACAATTTCATCGGCAACCGCAAGGCTGCCATGGATCTACTGCCGCATCTGATCGAATGGCAGAAGCGGACCGGCTACGTGATGCGGCTGGCCTGCGAGGCCACGCTCAACATCGCCAAGCGTCCCGAGATCCTGGAGAAGATGCGGGAGGCCTATTTCATCACGATCTTCTGCGGCATCGAGACGCCCGATCCCGACGCGCTGACCGCGATGCAGAAGGACCACAACATGATGGTGCCGATCCTTGAGGGGATCAGGACCATCAACAGCTACGGCATGGAGGTCGTCTCCGGCATCATCATGGGACTGGACACCGACACGCCGCAGACCGCGGACGCGCTGCTGCAATTCGTCGACGAGAGCCGGATTCCGCTGCTCACGATCAATCTGCTGCAGGCGCTGCCGAAGACGCCGCTGTGGGATCGCCTCGAGCGCGAGGGCAGGCTGATTCACGACGACAGCCGCGATTCGAACGTCAATTTCCTGATGCCCTATGACGAGGTGGTGTCCGCGTGGCGGCGCTGCATGGCCGTGGCCTATGAGCCCGAGCGGCTCTATGAACGCTATCAGCATCAATGCGACCATACCTACTCCAAACGGATCAAGGTGCCGGTCAGCGACGAGATGAAGAGCTGGCCCAACATCCGGCGCGGCCTCGTCATGATGGGCAAGATCATCTGGAAGGTCGGCGTCCTCGGCGACTACAAGCGTCCGTTCTGGCGCTTCGCCTGGGGCCAGCTCAGGCGGGGCGAGATCGAGAACTTCATCGCGGTGACGATGATCGCCCACCATCTGATCATGTTCGCGCGCGCGGCCTCGCGCGGTCATCAGAACGCGTCGAACTACTCGATCCGGCTGCGCGAGGCCGCCGTTCCCGCCGGATGA
- a CDS encoding methyl-accepting chemotaxis protein yields MTSRQTSTATRHSIAAKLYAIFALFALLTAAITWLSDYNSRRAAELTKAIETANLAALNVQLVNGLVYAVVMESRGVYMSTEPAVVKRYGEGLLKFNAEILKVVDKWQAIVQADDAQQFATFKKRIEQFVDFRKELVRRANEISPAAGREWGDNDANRSVRSALNKDLDELSKVYLERGRKIGEDTEINRKLSLVLTGLGGVMLLLVVAGVVIIARSVARPLSQITETIRKVATGTENVEVPHAGRADEIGELARAIGVFQQAMAHNRDLNAQVSQDSKIREARARHIETAVEEFRTAIGGVMRTVTENAAAMRTTAETITRLTGNANERAVTAAGATSQASTNVSAVASAAEELSTSVEEIGRQIRQSAGAVEQTGQRTVKSITEIEGLAAATQRIDGVLTLIQTIAEQTNLLALNATIEAARAGDAGRGFAVVAHEVKALAGQTAKATEEISQNVGLIQASTKTAVDAVREIGDAVRGINEITSNISNAIQQQDQATREISVNAQSTAQGNQTLVMNIGSLRDAIGETSTAAASVLSASGDLNATAQTLAHEVEKFFQNLRSGPSAETQLRKAS; encoded by the coding sequence ATGACCTCACGTCAGACGTCGACGGCGACCCGCCATTCCATCGCGGCCAAGCTCTACGCGATCTTCGCGCTGTTCGCGCTGCTGACCGCCGCGATCACCTGGCTGTCGGACTACAACTCGCGGCGCGCGGCCGAGCTCACCAAGGCGATCGAGACGGCGAACCTCGCAGCGCTCAACGTGCAGCTGGTCAACGGCCTGGTCTACGCGGTCGTGATGGAGTCCCGCGGCGTCTACATGTCGACCGAACCGGCGGTCGTGAAGCGCTATGGCGAGGGGCTGCTCAAGTTCAATGCCGAGATCCTCAAGGTCGTCGACAAGTGGCAGGCGATCGTGCAGGCCGACGACGCCCAGCAGTTCGCGACCTTCAAGAAGCGCATCGAGCAGTTCGTCGATTTCCGCAAGGAGCTGGTCCGCCGCGCCAACGAGATCAGCCCGGCGGCGGGGCGTGAATGGGGCGACAACGACGCCAACCGGTCGGTCCGCTCGGCCCTCAACAAGGATCTCGACGAGCTCTCGAAGGTCTATCTCGAGCGTGGCCGCAAGATCGGTGAGGACACCGAAATCAACCGGAAGCTCTCGCTGGTCCTGACCGGCCTCGGCGGCGTGATGTTGCTGCTGGTCGTCGCCGGTGTCGTCATCATCGCCCGCTCGGTTGCGCGCCCGCTGTCGCAGATCACGGAGACGATCCGCAAGGTTGCGACCGGCACCGAGAACGTCGAGGTGCCGCATGCCGGACGGGCCGACGAAATCGGCGAGCTCGCGCGCGCCATCGGCGTGTTCCAGCAGGCCATGGCCCACAACCGCGATCTCAATGCCCAGGTCTCGCAGGACTCGAAGATCCGCGAGGCCCGCGCGCGTCATATCGAGACCGCTGTCGAGGAGTTTCGCACCGCCATCGGCGGCGTGATGCGGACGGTCACCGAGAACGCCGCAGCGATGCGTACCACCGCCGAGACGATCACACGGCTGACGGGGAACGCCAACGAACGCGCCGTGACCGCCGCCGGCGCCACGTCGCAGGCTTCGACCAACGTCTCGGCCGTCGCGAGCGCGGCCGAGGAGCTTTCGACGTCCGTGGAGGAGATCGGCCGCCAGATCCGGCAATCCGCCGGCGCGGTCGAGCAGACCGGCCAGCGCACCGTGAAATCGATCACCGAGATCGAGGGCCTCGCCGCCGCCACGCAGCGCATCGACGGCGTGCTGACCCTGATCCAGACCATTGCCGAGCAGACCAACCTGCTGGCGCTGAACGCCACCATCGAAGCGGCGCGGGCCGGCGATGCCGGCCGCGGCTTTGCCGTCGTCGCCCACGAGGTCAAGGCGCTGGCCGGCCAGACCGCCAAGGCGACCGAGGAGATCAGCCAGAACGTCGGCCTGATCCAGGCCTCGACCAAGACGGCGGTCGATGCCGTGCGCGAGATCGGCGACGCCGTGCGCGGCATCAACGAGATCACCTCCAACATCTCCAACGCCATCCAGCAGCAGGATCAGGCCACCCGCGAGATCTCGGTCAACGCCCAGTCGACGGCCCAGGGCAACCAGACGCTGGTCATGAACATCGGCTCGCTGCGCGACGCGATCGGCGAGACCTCGACGGCCGCGGCCTCGGTGCTGTCGGCCTCAGGCGACCTCAACGCGACAGCGCAGACGCTCGCCCACGAGGTCGAAAAGTTCTTCCAGAACCTGCGCTCCGGCCCATCGGCCGAGACGCAGCTGCGCAAGGCGAGCTGA
- the folE gene encoding GTP cyclohydrolase I FolE: MRETAKTLPFACDPVRVTQDDVEDAIRTILTWIGEDPSREGLSETPARVARAYKSYFAGYAQNPEDYLRKTFEETAGYDEMVLLRNIPFQSHCEHHMAPIIGRAWVGYVPRSRVVGISKLARVVEAYASRLQIQERMTAEIANIIDEVLQPQGVAVVIKAAHHCISSRGVKKHGVDLTTSRMLGCFRTDPMSRQEFLAMVNADLKD; this comes from the coding sequence GTGCGCGAGACAGCCAAGACACTGCCGTTTGCCTGTGACCCGGTCCGTGTCACCCAGGACGACGTCGAGGACGCCATCCGCACCATCCTGACCTGGATCGGCGAGGACCCGTCGCGCGAGGGCCTCTCGGAGACGCCGGCCCGCGTCGCCCGCGCCTACAAGAGCTACTTCGCCGGCTACGCGCAGAACCCTGAAGATTATCTGCGCAAGACGTTCGAGGAGACCGCCGGCTATGACGAGATGGTGCTGCTGCGCAACATCCCGTTCCAGAGCCATTGCGAGCATCACATGGCGCCGATCATCGGCCGCGCCTGGGTCGGCTACGTGCCGCGCAGCCGGGTCGTCGGCATCTCCAAGCTCGCCCGGGTCGTCGAGGCCTATGCCAGCCGGCTGCAGATCCAGGAGCGGATGACGGCCGAGATCGCCAACATCATCGACGAGGTGCTGCAGCCGCAGGGCGTGGCGGTGGTGATCAAGGCGGCGCATCACTGCATCAGCTCCCGGGGCGTCAAGAAGCACGGGGTCGACCTCACCACCAGCCGGATGCTCGGCTGCTTTCGCACCGATCCGATGAGCCGGCAGGAGTTCCTGGCAATGGTGAATGCCGACCTCAAGGATTGA
- a CDS encoding sigma-70 family RNA polymerase sigma factor — MDWAELIGRVAISGDREAFKALFAHFAPRIKGFLIKTGCNADEAEEIAQSTMVAVWTKAGQFDPSTAGAAAWIFTIARNQRIDVARKASREGRLSQAVGVDDEADPTLAADQIVSRVEDATRVAAAIERLSVEQSTVIRLSFIEERPHSEIAAVLGLPLGTVKSRIRLAMNRLRDLLDDAT, encoded by the coding sequence GTGGATTGGGCGGAATTGATCGGACGCGTTGCCATCAGCGGCGACCGTGAGGCGTTCAAGGCCCTGTTCGCGCATTTCGCGCCCCGCATCAAAGGCTTCCTGATCAAGACCGGCTGCAATGCCGACGAGGCCGAGGAAATCGCGCAATCCACCATGGTGGCGGTGTGGACCAAGGCCGGCCAGTTCGACCCGTCGACGGCGGGAGCGGCCGCCTGGATCTTCACCATTGCGCGCAACCAGCGGATCGACGTCGCGCGCAAGGCCTCCCGCGAGGGCCGGCTGAGCCAGGCGGTGGGTGTCGACGACGAGGCCGATCCGACGCTCGCCGCCGACCAGATCGTGTCGCGTGTCGAGGATGCCACACGGGTCGCGGCTGCGATCGAAAGATTGTCGGTGGAGCAATCCACCGTGATCCGCCTGTCGTTCATCGAGGAACGACCCCATTCGGAAATCGCGGCCGTGCTCGGACTGCCGCTTGGTACGGTGAAATCACGAATCAGGCTGGCGATGAACCGCCTGAGAGATCTTTTGGACGACGCGACATGA
- a CDS encoding ChrR family anti-sigma-E factor — translation MTISHHPPEDLLADYATGALDEAEQLVVGVHVADCARCRRFVRTIEKLAGASLDAAEPVAMGADAFDAVMARIDRRPQAAPRVSEVAAHDPELAGLPEMVKRCKIGKRRRVAPGISMRPILLSGNGKSRAFLLRSEPGARMLEHSHSGNELTCVLKGSFSHLGGYYGPGDFDYGDDEVDHRPVVGDEGPCLCLVAMTGDLRMHGLLGRIISPFVRL, via the coding sequence ATGACGATCAGCCATCACCCGCCGGAAGACCTGCTGGCCGACTATGCCACCGGTGCGCTCGACGAGGCCGAGCAGCTCGTCGTCGGCGTCCACGTCGCCGACTGCGCGCGGTGCCGCCGCTTCGTGCGCACCATCGAGAAGCTCGCCGGCGCATCGCTCGATGCCGCCGAGCCGGTCGCGATGGGAGCGGACGCGTTCGACGCCGTGATGGCGCGCATCGACCGCAGGCCGCAGGCCGCGCCGCGCGTGAGCGAGGTCGCCGCGCACGATCCGGAGCTTGCCGGCCTGCCGGAGATGGTCAAGCGCTGCAAGATCGGCAAGCGCCGCCGCGTCGCGCCGGGCATCAGCATGCGTCCGATCCTGCTCTCCGGCAACGGCAAGTCGCGCGCCTTCCTGCTGCGCTCCGAGCCGGGCGCGCGCATGCTGGAGCACTCGCATTCCGGCAACGAGCTGACCTGCGTGCTCAAGGGCAGCTTCAGCCATCTCGGCGGCTATTACGGCCCCGGCGACTTCGACTATGGCGACGACGAGGTCGATCACCGCCCGGTGGTCGGCGATGAAGGCCCCTGCCTGTGTCTCGTGGCCATGACCGGCGATCTGCGCATGCACGGCCTGCTCGGCCGCATCATCAGCCCGTTCGTCCGGCTCTGA
- a CDS encoding RNA polymerase sigma factor — MRPAGAKQQGYVAHLGHLLGRAGRDDAQAFAELHALTVVKMRKTVRALLSSPADLDDILQDGYLKIWRHAASFDPSRASPITWMCTIMRNTAIDALRTTRVPTSELDEALTIPDPAGSAADEFDYTSAEPIAREALERLPEERRRLLALAYLEGESRTRLSERFGVPVGTIKTWLHRSLVAVRKDCLGRAHTVTAAAA; from the coding sequence ATGCGGCCAGCAGGCGCGAAGCAGCAAGGTTACGTCGCGCATCTCGGCCATCTGCTGGGACGCGCCGGACGCGACGATGCACAAGCCTTCGCCGAGCTCCATGCGTTGACTGTCGTGAAGATGCGCAAGACCGTCCGCGCCCTGCTGTCCTCTCCGGCCGATCTCGATGACATCCTGCAGGACGGTTACCTGAAGATATGGCGGCATGCGGCGAGCTTCGATCCGTCGCGCGCCTCGCCCATCACCTGGATGTGCACCATCATGCGCAACACCGCGATCGACGCGCTGCGGACGACGCGCGTCCCGACCTCGGAGCTCGACGAGGCGCTGACCATTCCTGATCCCGCCGGCAGCGCCGCCGATGAGTTCGACTACACGTCGGCGGAACCGATCGCCCGTGAAGCGCTTGAGCGGCTCCCGGAGGAGCGTCGGCGACTGCTGGCACTCGCTTATCTCGAAGGCGAAAGCCGGACGCGGCTGTCGGAACGGTTTGGCGTGCCGGTCGGCACCATCAAGACCTGGCTGCATCGCAGCCTGGTCGCGGTGCGCAAGGACTGCCTCGGACGCGCCCACACCGTTACGGCCGCGGCGGCCTGA
- a CDS encoding cryptochrome/photolyase family protein produces MTRTRAVRHLVVVLGDQLDADSAAFDGFDPQQDAVLQMEVADEATYVPQHKMRIAFFFAAMRHFHADLEARGRIVHYVRLDDPANTGALDSEIARHQAALRPQATIVLEPGDWRVREALRKLPQRAEFRADRHFLCTADEFDAFTERHPRPIMETFYRAMRRKTGLLIDDSGRPIGGSWNYDAENRKGFGKSRPPIPVARSYPPDAITRDVITLVASRFSNSPGKLDRFDLPVSRVDALTELSNFVAWRLSLFGTYQDAMLTDEPFLYHSRLSGALNLHMLDPREVVKAALANRNAPLNALEGFVRQIIGWREFVRGVYWQRMPHYAEENALDANLPMPRFYWTGETDMRCLAQAIGHTIDHAYAHHIERLMVLGLFAMLLGVRPYDVHLWHMSMFHDAVDWVSLPNTLGMSQHGDGGVVGTKPYAASGHYIDRMSDHCRNCRYDPKQATGDRACPFTTLYWSFLAKHRRRFAGNGRMRNQYVNLDRRSAAEIRAIRSHADAITASLV; encoded by the coding sequence ATGACCAGGACACGTGCCGTGAGACATCTCGTCGTGGTGCTCGGCGATCAGCTCGACGCCGACTCCGCCGCGTTCGACGGCTTCGACCCGCAGCAGGATGCCGTGCTGCAGATGGAGGTCGCGGATGAGGCGACCTATGTGCCGCAGCACAAGATGCGCATCGCCTTCTTCTTCGCGGCGATGCGTCACTTTCATGCCGATCTCGAAGCGCGCGGCCGCATCGTCCATTACGTCCGGCTCGACGACCCCGCCAACACCGGCGCGCTCGACAGCGAGATCGCGCGCCATCAGGCTGCGCTACGGCCACAGGCGACGATCGTGCTGGAGCCCGGCGACTGGCGCGTGCGCGAGGCCTTGCGCAAACTGCCGCAACGGGCCGAATTCCGCGCCGACCGCCACTTCCTGTGCACGGCGGACGAGTTCGACGCGTTCACGGAGCGTCATCCCCGCCCGATCATGGAGACGTTCTATCGCGCGATGCGGCGCAAGACCGGGCTCCTGATCGACGACAGCGGCCGTCCGATCGGCGGCAGCTGGAATTACGATGCCGAGAACCGCAAGGGCTTTGGCAAGAGCCGGCCGCCGATCCCCGTCGCGCGGTCCTATCCGCCCGACGCGATCACGCGCGATGTCATCACGCTGGTCGCGTCGCGCTTCTCGAACAGCCCGGGCAAGCTCGACCGGTTCGACCTCCCGGTCTCACGTGTCGACGCGCTGACCGAATTGTCGAACTTCGTCGCCTGGCGACTGTCGCTGTTCGGCACGTATCAGGACGCGATGCTGACCGATGAACCCTTCCTCTATCATTCCCGGCTGTCGGGCGCGCTGAACCTGCACATGCTCGATCCGCGCGAGGTGGTGAAGGCCGCGCTTGCCAACCGCAACGCGCCCCTGAACGCGCTGGAAGGTTTCGTGCGCCAGATCATCGGCTGGCGCGAGTTCGTGCGCGGCGTCTACTGGCAGCGCATGCCACACTACGCCGAAGAGAACGCGCTCGACGCCAATCTGCCGATGCCGCGCTTCTACTGGACCGGCGAAACCGACATGCGCTGCCTGGCGCAGGCGATCGGCCATACCATCGACCACGCTTATGCGCATCACATCGAGCGGCTGATGGTGCTCGGCCTGTTCGCGATGCTGCTCGGAGTACGCCCCTACGACGTGCACCTCTGGCACATGTCGATGTTCCACGACGCCGTCGACTGGGTGTCGCTGCCCAACACCCTCGGCATGAGCCAGCATGGCGATGGCGGCGTGGTCGGCACCAAGCCCTATGCGGCGTCGGGCCACTACATCGACCGCATGAGCGATCATTGCCGCAATTGCCGCTACGATCCAAAGCAGGCGACCGGCGACAGAGCCTGCCCGTTCACGACGCTGTATTGGAGCTTCCTCGCCAAGCACCGCCGCCGCTTCGCCGGCAACGGCCGGATGCGCAACCAGTACGTCAACCTGGACCGCCGCAGCGCAGCGGAGATCCGCGCCATCCGCAGCCACGCCGACGCGATTACCGCCTCCCTCGTCTAA